A window of Mucilaginibacter paludis DSM 18603 contains these coding sequences:
- the fucP gene encoding L-fucose:H+ symporter permease: MQPIAPPTVQQEGKKNGQTFAVILITTLFFLWGFALNLNPILIPHLKKACQLTDVQSAFIDSASYIAYFLMAIPAGLFIKKYGYKGGITMGLLLFAIGAFLFYPAAQTLQYAFFLIALFIIASGLTFLETAANPYITVLGDPEGATQRINFAQSFNGLAATMAPFIGGKIILSGKTLSDSEKGSMSAEQLSNYFHTEASSVKLPYIIIGLVVLSIAIMIWKTTLPEIKEPADPEMEAKDSIFKEGNLMRGVLAQFFYVGAQVCVSSFFIRFSQRVAGIEEVSASQYLAAALFGFMVGRFFGTFIMRFISPSKLLALYSVINILLLALAVLSHGKISVYALFGVEFFMSIMFPTIFSLSIRGLGSKTKQGSSLVIMSIVGGAIFPVIMGKVSDATNIQTAYVVPAICFLVILYFAIKNFAVQKITLSVSH, encoded by the coding sequence ATGCAGCCAATTGCGCCCCCAACGGTACAACAAGAAGGAAAAAAGAACGGACAAACGTTTGCCGTTATTCTGATCACAACCCTGTTTTTTTTATGGGGATTTGCCTTGAATCTTAATCCTATCCTTATCCCACACCTAAAAAAAGCCTGTCAGTTAACAGATGTACAGTCGGCCTTTATCGATTCGGCGTCATACATAGCTTACTTTTTAATGGCCATACCTGCCGGGCTATTTATAAAAAAGTATGGTTATAAGGGCGGCATAACCATGGGCTTATTGCTTTTTGCCATTGGCGCATTTTTGTTTTATCCAGCCGCCCAGACACTGCAATACGCATTTTTTCTTATCGCTCTATTTATTATCGCCAGCGGCCTTACTTTTTTAGAAACCGCTGCCAACCCTTACATTACAGTATTAGGCGATCCTGAAGGTGCTACACAGCGTATTAACTTTGCTCAGTCATTTAACGGCTTGGCGGCTACCATGGCTCCCTTTATTGGTGGTAAAATCATCCTGTCGGGTAAAACACTATCCGATTCAGAAAAAGGCTCCATGAGTGCCGAGCAATTAAGTAATTATTTCCATACTGAGGCTTCGTCTGTAAAGCTACCTTATATTATTATCGGTTTAGTTGTGCTAAGTATCGCCATTATGATATGGAAAACCACCTTGCCAGAAATTAAAGAACCGGCCGATCCGGAAATGGAAGCTAAAGATTCCATATTTAAAGAGGGTAACTTAATGCGAGGCGTGTTAGCGCAGTTTTTTTATGTTGGGGCACAAGTATGTGTAAGTAGTTTTTTTATCCGGTTTTCGCAACGGGTGGCAGGCATTGAAGAAGTATCAGCATCGCAATACCTGGCAGCGGCTCTGTTTGGTTTTATGGTTGGCCGTTTCTTCGGTACGTTTATTATGAGGTTTATCTCGCCTTCAAAGCTATTGGCTTTATACAGTGTAATCAATATTTTATTGTTGGCATTAGCAGTGCTATCGCATGGCAAAATATCAGTATATGCACTGTTTGGTGTTGAGTTTTTTATGTCAATTATGTTCCCAACCATTTTCTCGTTAAGTATTCGCGGTTTGGGCTCTAAAACAAAACAAGGATCGTCCTTAGTGATTATGTCTATTGTAGGGGGAGCCATTTTCCCGGTTATCATGGGTAAGGTATCTGATGCTACTAATATACAAACAGCATACGTTGTACCAGCAATCTGTTTCCTGGTTATACTATACTTTGCAATCAAAAACTTTGCTGTTCAAAAAATAACGCTATCTGTATCACACTAA
- a CDS encoding AraC family transcriptional regulator → MKPQLLKVTNGPAHSFSIRQDTFPYINNHWHYHPEVELIHIRRGGGTQFIGDNIKRFNEGDVVLIGAHLPHYWRYDDTYFRENAEVHADAAVIHFSENFLGDQFLNLPESKSIKNLLEKAKRGIYIPAETAKAARLLIKKLLLSEGMYRIITLIELLSEIAACNNLVFLSSIGFRHDFNDIENERINAIYDYSLANFRKKIQLKEIAEVARISENSFCRYFKSRTRKTYSQFLIEIRVGDACKLLIEDRLSIKQICFECGFNNLVGFHKYFKLITGKSPLGYQREYTRI, encoded by the coding sequence ATGAAACCACAACTGCTTAAAGTTACCAATGGCCCGGCTCACTCATTTAGTATCAGGCAGGATACTTTCCCGTACATCAATAACCATTGGCATTATCATCCCGAAGTAGAGTTAATTCACATCCGCCGGGGTGGCGGCACCCAGTTTATAGGGGATAATATTAAGCGGTTTAACGAAGGCGATGTAGTTTTAATTGGCGCCCATTTGCCCCATTACTGGAGATATGATGATACCTATTTCAGGGAAAATGCAGAAGTTCATGCAGATGCTGCCGTGATTCATTTTTCGGAAAACTTTTTGGGCGATCAGTTTTTAAATTTGCCCGAAAGCAAGTCTATCAAAAACTTGCTCGAGAAGGCCAAAAGAGGCATTTATATACCAGCAGAAACTGCCAAAGCGGCACGGTTGTTAATTAAAAAGCTGTTACTTAGCGAGGGGATGTACAGAATTATTACCCTGATTGAGTTACTATCAGAAATTGCAGCATGCAACAATCTTGTGTTTTTATCGTCGATAGGTTTCAGGCACGATTTTAACGATATAGAGAACGAACGCATCAACGCCATCTATGATTATTCGTTAGCCAATTTCAGAAAAAAAATACAGTTAAAGGAGATTGCCGAGGTTGCCCGCATCAGTGAAAACTCGTTTTGCCGTTACTTCAAATCGCGAACGCGCAAAACCTATTCCCAGTTTTTAATCGAGATCAGGGTAGGGGATGCCTGTAAGCTGCTTATTGAAGACAGGTTGAGTATCAAACAGATTTGTTTTGAATGCGGGTTTAACAACCTGGTTGGTTTTCATAAATATTTTAAACTGATTACCGGGAAAAGCCCATTAGGCTATCAAAGGGAATACACCAGGATTTAA
- a CDS encoding Rossmann-fold NAD(P)-binding domain-containing protein: MDKNISILGCGWLGFPLAIQLVASGWRVKGSTTTIDKINLLSANEIDPYLVHLQEIKDSDTNLFLNSETLLFNVPPSLKKRSETEYLEQVANLVNFARSSPIKKVIFISSTSVYPELNKPIIDTDDVDENTVVFKSEKLFTQCSSFKTTVIRFAGLIGPGRHPSRFFAGKKNIPNGKAPVNLIHLDDCIAVIKTVLNAELTAPIYHAAAPSHPTRAAFYTAAAQQAGLPLPEFIDELAGWKMIDSVQLEKDLGYRFIYPDLIDSLNHWK; encoded by the coding sequence TTGGATAAAAATATAAGCATTTTAGGTTGCGGATGGCTTGGCTTTCCGTTAGCTATTCAACTGGTAGCCAGTGGGTGGAGGGTTAAAGGCTCTACCACCACTATTGATAAAATTAATTTATTATCGGCTAACGAAATTGATCCTTATTTAGTACATCTGCAAGAAATAAAAGATTCGGATACGAATTTATTTTTAAACAGCGAAACGTTGCTGTTTAATGTGCCACCATCTTTAAAAAAACGGAGTGAAACAGAATATCTTGAACAAGTGGCCAACCTGGTAAACTTTGCCCGGTCCTCGCCGATTAAAAAGGTAATTTTCATCAGTTCAACTTCCGTTTATCCCGAACTTAACAAACCCATTATCGACACTGATGATGTTGACGAAAATACAGTGGTGTTTAAATCCGAAAAATTATTTACCCAGTGTTCATCCTTTAAAACTACCGTTATCCGTTTTGCCGGATTAATTGGCCCTGGCAGGCATCCATCCCGGTTTTTTGCCGGCAAAAAAAACATCCCTAATGGCAAAGCCCCTGTAAACCTCATCCACCTGGATGATTGTATTGCCGTAATTAAAACTGTATTAAATGCGGAATTGACGGCCCCAATTTATCACGCAGCCGCGCCATCGCATCCCACCCGTGCGGCTTTTTACACAGCCGCCGCCCAACAGGCCGGATTACCTTTACCCGAATTTATTGATGAACTGGCAGGATGGAAAATGATTGACTCAGTTCAGCTTGAAAAGGATCTGGGCTATCGTTTTATTTATCCCGACCTGATAGATTCGTTGAATCATTGGAAATAA
- a CDS encoding OmpA family protein: protein MKAFKLKLATFSIALAMASMLGTSCNSLTKTQKGTAIGAGAGGTIGALIGKRAGNTALGAIIGGALGGTAGAFIGRNMDKQAAEIKNTVPGAQVVREGEGIIVKFDSGILFDIDKTALKPVAKTNIDQLSASLKKNPETNILIVGHTDNTGTAAHNMDLSVRRAEAVKAYAIAAGVDASRLTTQGKGDTEPIADNTTVDGRTQNRRVEIVIVANDQMKNQAKQVAVN, encoded by the coding sequence ATGAAAGCGTTCAAATTAAAGTTGGCAACATTTAGCATCGCATTGGCTATGGCATCAATGTTAGGTACAAGTTGCAATTCGTTAACAAAAACTCAAAAAGGTACAGCAATAGGTGCCGGTGCTGGTGGTACCATAGGCGCTTTGATAGGTAAAAGGGCAGGCAATACGGCCTTGGGTGCTATTATTGGTGGTGCTTTGGGTGGCACGGCAGGAGCTTTTATTGGTCGTAATATGGACAAGCAAGCAGCCGAAATAAAAAATACCGTACCCGGAGCGCAAGTAGTACGCGAAGGCGAGGGTATCATTGTTAAATTTGACTCAGGTATTTTGTTCGATATTGATAAAACAGCTCTTAAGCCTGTTGCTAAAACAAATATTGATCAATTATCGGCCTCGTTAAAAAAGAATCCGGAAACCAATATTTTGATTGTGGGCCATACCGATAATACCGGTACCGCGGCGCACAACATGGACCTGTCTGTCCGCAGGGCCGAAGCGGTAAAAGCTTACGCTATTGCTGCCGGTGTTGATGCATCTCGTTTAACAACACAGGGTAAAGGCGATACCGAGCCTATTGCCGACAATACTACAGTTGATGGCCGTACGCAAAACCGCCGTGTTGAAATTGTAATTGTTGCTAACGACCAGATGAAGAATCAGGCTAAACAAGTAGCTGTAAATTAA
- a CDS encoding dienelactone hydrolase family protein yields MKKLLLLIAVILTGSMAYSQNKGPVACCYPTATQRFAMLANNPKFVKAHPNPLPFRFQSAIAKAITYKTPDGKTAVAYELKAKKTTNNYLLVVHEYFGLNDYIKQVSEKLYNDLGNVNVIALDLYDGKVTADRNEAAKLMQSVKEDRAQAIVKGAIAYAGSKARIATIGWCFGGGWSLQTTLLAGKQAVGCVMYYGMPEQDVDKLKTLNTDVLGLFGNKDQWINPKVVATFEENMKKAGKKLTVYSYDADHAFANPSGPNYNSTAGKDAYAHTLAFLKPRLK; encoded by the coding sequence ATGAAAAAGTTATTACTACTTATTGCCGTTATTTTAACAGGCTCAATGGCGTACAGCCAAAACAAAGGACCTGTAGCTTGTTGCTATCCAACAGCCACGCAACGCTTTGCCATGCTGGCAAACAATCCTAAATTTGTTAAGGCACATCCTAATCCATTGCCTTTCCGCTTTCAAAGTGCTATAGCTAAAGCCATCACTTATAAAACCCCCGATGGCAAAACCGCTGTTGCTTATGAGTTGAAAGCCAAAAAAACAACTAATAATTATTTGCTGGTGGTACATGAGTACTTTGGGCTAAACGATTATATTAAACAGGTATCTGAAAAATTGTATAACGACCTGGGCAACGTGAATGTTATAGCCCTCGACTTATACGACGGTAAAGTAACCGCTGACCGCAATGAAGCAGCTAAATTAATGCAGTCCGTTAAAGAAGACCGCGCACAGGCTATTGTTAAAGGTGCCATTGCTTATGCTGGTAGCAAAGCGCGTATTGCTACCATTGGCTGGTGCTTTGGCGGTGGCTGGAGTTTGCAAACCACTTTGCTTGCAGGCAAACAAGCGGTGGGCTGCGTAATGTACTACGGTATGCCAGAACAGGATGTGGACAAATTAAAAACTTTGAATACAGATGTGCTTGGCCTTTTTGGTAATAAGGACCAGTGGATAAATCCGAAGGTAGTTGCCACTTTTGAAGAGAATATGAAGAAAGCTGGTAAAAAGCTAACTGTTTATAGTTACGATGCCGACCACGCCTTTGCAAACCCAAGCGGACCTAACTACAACAGCACAGCTGGCAAAGATGCTTACGCACATACTCTGGCCTTTTTAAAACCCCGGTTAAAGTAG
- a CDS encoding NUDIX hydrolase, translating to MAKQSAGILLFRLISNSLEVLLVHPGGPFFKNKDLGSWSIPKGEFLDDEDALLAARREFKEETGFDITGDFLKLKPVKLKSGKNIHTWAVKGDIDAGAIVSNTFEIQWPPSSGRIQAFPEIDRAAWFTVDGARDKINPAQFPLIEELQVMLSKHTTRKL from the coding sequence ATGGCTAAACAAAGCGCGGGCATACTGTTATTCAGGTTGATAAGCAACAGCCTTGAAGTGTTATTGGTTCATCCCGGTGGGCCGTTTTTTAAAAATAAGGATTTGGGCAGTTGGAGTATACCGAAAGGCGAATTTTTGGATGATGAAGATGCTCTGCTGGCTGCCCGGCGCGAGTTTAAGGAAGAAACCGGCTTTGATATCACCGGCGATTTTTTAAAACTAAAGCCCGTTAAGTTAAAAAGCGGGAAAAATATACATACCTGGGCAGTAAAAGGCGATATTGATGCCGGTGCCATCGTGAGCAATACTTTTGAGATACAATGGCCGCCATCATCGGGTAGGATACAAGCATTTCCAGAAATTGACCGGGCAGCCTGGTTTACTGTAGACGGGGCACGAGATAAGATAAACCCGGCACAGTTTCCGCTGATTGAGGAGCTGCAAGTGATGTTAAGCAAACACACAACCCGAAAATTATAA
- a CDS encoding pyridoxal phosphate-dependent aminotransferase, whose product MMVSKLAQNLRGSEIIKIAGEINELKRQGQNIANLTIGDFDSNIYPIPDELKQGIVDAYHANQTNYPPADGVLSLRESVSGFITSEYHLDYKPNQILISGGSRPLIYATYLALVDPGEKVVFPAPSWNNNHYCDLLTAEATIVQTSPENNFMPTADEIRPHLKGAVMLALCSPLNPTGTMFTKKALEEICDLVIEENKSRSADEKPLYVLYDQIYSQLTFGVHKHYDPVSLRPELKDYVVFIDGSSKCFAATGVRVGWGFGPAEIINNMKAIVGHMGAWAPKAEQVAMASFLKDRPSVTNYLDALKERIQASLQALYNGFMALKGEGFSVDAIEPMGAIYLTVKIDYTGKTTPDGNLIKNSADVNFYLIKEAGCALVPFSAFGTDDDLTWFRASVGACALEEIQQMIPRIKTALAKL is encoded by the coding sequence ATGATGGTATCAAAGTTGGCTCAAAACCTGCGGGGATCTGAAATTATTAAGATCGCGGGCGAGATCAATGAATTAAAAAGACAAGGACAGAATATTGCCAATTTAACCATAGGCGATTTTGATTCAAATATCTATCCTATTCCGGACGAGCTTAAGCAAGGTATTGTTGATGCTTATCATGCCAATCAAACTAATTATCCGCCTGCTGATGGCGTATTAAGTTTGCGCGAAAGTGTATCCGGCTTTATCACTTCAGAATATCATTTGGACTATAAACCAAACCAGATCCTGATTTCGGGCGGTTCAAGGCCGCTCATCTATGCCACTTACCTGGCCCTGGTTGATCCTGGCGAAAAGGTGGTATTCCCGGCACCATCGTGGAACAATAATCACTACTGCGATTTGTTAACTGCGGAAGCTACCATAGTACAAACCAGCCCCGAAAATAATTTTATGCCTACGGCCGATGAAATTCGTCCGCATTTAAAAGGGGCTGTTATGTTGGCCCTGTGTTCGCCGCTTAACCCAACCGGTACCATGTTCACCAAAAAAGCTTTGGAAGAAATATGCGACCTGGTTATCGAAGAAAATAAGAGCCGGAGCGCCGATGAAAAGCCTTTGTACGTTTTGTACGATCAGATCTATTCGCAATTAACCTTTGGGGTACACAAACATTACGATCCGGTTTCTTTACGCCCCGAGCTGAAAGATTACGTTGTATTTATCGATGGATCGTCCAAATGTTTTGCCGCCACCGGTGTTAGGGTAGGCTGGGGTTTTGGCCCGGCAGAAATTATCAACAACATGAAGGCCATTGTAGGCCACATGGGCGCATGGGCGCCAAAAGCGGAGCAGGTTGCCATGGCTTCGTTTTTAAAGGACAGGCCAAGTGTTACCAATTACCTGGACGCACTGAAAGAGCGCATTCAGGCCAGCTTGCAAGCATTATATAACGGCTTTATGGCGCTGAAGGGCGAAGGATTTTCGGTTGATGCGATTGAACCAATGGGTGCGATATACCTTACCGTAAAAATTGATTATACCGGTAAAACCACACCCGATGGTAACCTGATCAAAAACTCGGCAGATGTTAATTTTTACCTGATTAAAGAGGCTGGATGTGCATTGGTGCCATTCTCGGCCTTCGGTACTGATGACGATCTCACCTGGTTCCGCGCGTCGGTAGGCGCATGCGCTCTTGAAGAGATTCAGCAGATGATCCCGAGGATTAAAACTGCGTTAGCTAAGTTATAG